The proteins below are encoded in one region of Neofelis nebulosa isolate mNeoNeb1 chromosome 17, mNeoNeb1.pri, whole genome shotgun sequence:
- the GPATCH1 gene encoding G patch domain-containing protein 1 isoform X2 produces MAALDSDSEEDLVSYGTGLEPLEEGERPKKPIPLQDQTVRDEKGRYKRFHGAFSGGFSAGYFNTVGSKEGWTPSSFVSSRQNRADKSVLGPEDFMDEEDLSEFGIAPKAIVTTDDFASKTKDRIREKARQLAAATAPIPGATLLDDLITPAKLSIGFELLRKMGWKEGQGIGPRVKRRPRRQKPDPGVKIYGCALPPGGSEGSEDEDDDYVPENVTFAPKDITPVDFTPKDNVHGLAYKGLDPHQALFGTAGEHFNLFSGGPEGASNLLGEIGVNKGRKLGISGQAFGVGALEEEDDDIYATETLSKYDTILKDEEPGDGLYGWTAPRQYKSQKESEKDLRYIGKILDGFSLASKPLSSKKTYPPPELPRDYRPVHYFRPVVAATSENTHLVQVLSESAGKPMPDPGTHSRHQLNASKRAELLGETPIQGSSTSVLEFLSQKDKERIKEMKQATDLKAAQLKARSLAQKASGSRPQPSSPDMGTCSWHMALSGGTAATRASNFKPFAKDPEKQKRYEEFLVHMKRGQKDALERCLDPSMTEWERGRERDEFARAALLYVSSHSTLSSRFTHAKEEDDSDQVEVPRDQENDVNDKQSAVRMKMFGKLTRDTFEWHPDKLLCKRFNVPDPYPDSTLVGLPRVKRDKYSVFNFLTLPETASSPATQAASEKGPQHQESRKPSRWDTSKQEKKEDSISEFLSLARSKVGPPTQESSPLVIKEEEHVTESLSDKSVSKGVDSQTEGEGSRPSMDLFKAIFASSSDEKSSSSEDEQGDSEDDQAGTGEADFKSSQETDSAETSSVARASEPVAQEPAPSFPIQKMQIDEREAFGPRLPPVFCPNVRQKLEAPQKEKHKKNKEKHKTKKEHRRRKEKKKKHRKHKHKGKQKNKKPEKSSSSESTDSSDSPSGEEGTVDLSPQELLRRLKSLPLRRQ; encoded by the exons ATGGCGGCGCTGGACAGTGACAGCGAAGAGGACTTGGTCAGCTATGGGACGGGCCTGGAGCCGCTGGAAGAAG gTGAAAGACCAAAAAAACCAATTCCTCTTCAGGATCAGACTGTCAGAGACGAAAAAGGAAGGTATAAACGGTTTCATGGGGCCTTTAGCGGAGGTTTCTCTGCTGGGTACTTCAACACTGTTGGCTCGAAAGAAG GATGGACACCCTCTTCCTTCGTGTCTTCACGACAGAACAGAGCAGACAAATCTGTTCTTGGTCCCGAAGACTTCATGGATGAAGAG gatcTTAGTGAATTTGGGATAGCACCTAAAGCAATTGTCACCACGGATGATTTTGCTTCCAAAACCAAAGATAGAATACGAGAAAAGGCCAGGCAGTTAGCAGCTGCTACTGCCCCCATTCCTGGAGCTACTCTGCTTGATGACCTCATAACACCAGCAAA ATTATCTATTGGTTTTGAATTGCTAAGAAAAATGGGCTGGAAGGAAGGACAAGGAATTGGCCCTCGAGTAAAGAGAAGACCTCGCCGACAAAAACCTG ATCCTGGAGTAAAAATCTATGGCTGTGCGTTACCCCCTGGAGGCTCTGAAGGATCTGAG GATGAAGATGATGACTATGTGCCTGAAAATGTGACCTTTGCACCCAAAGACATCACACCTGTGGATTTCACACCTAAAGATAACGTGCATGGACTGGCTTACAAGGGCCTGGATCCCCACCAAGCATTGTTTGGAACTGCAGGAGaacattttaatcttttcagTGGGGGACCTGAGGGAGCCAGCAATCTCCTTGGAGAGATTGGGgtgaataaaggaaggaaattggGAATTTCAGGCCAG GCTTTTGGTGTTGGTGCCCTGGAAGAGGAAGATGATGACATCTATGCCACAGAAACTTTATCCAAATATGACACCATTTTGAAGGATGAGGAGCCTGGAGATGGACTCTACGGCTGGACAGCACCCAGGCAGTATAAAAGTCAGAAAG AATCAGAGAAAGACCTTCGATACATTGGCAAAATTTTGGATGGATTTTCCTTGGCTTCTAAACCCTTGTCGTCtaaaaaa acttACCCACCACCTGAATTGCCGAGAGACTATCGACCGGTACATTATTTCAGACCTGTGGTAGCTGCAACCTCAGAGAACACCCACTTAGTCCAGGTATTGTCAGAGTCAGCTGGGAAGCCAATGCCTGACCCAGGGACACACAGTAGGCACCAGCTGAATGCCTCCAAGCGGGCGGAGTTGCTGGGAGAAACACCCATTCAAG gttcatcTACTTCAGTGTTAGAGTTTCTGTCccaaaaagataaagagagaatcaaagaaatgaaGCAGGCAACTGACCTTAAAGCAGCTCAACTCAAGGCCAGGAGTCTGGCCCAGAAGGCCTCAGGCAGCAGACCCCAGCCTTCCTCTCCGGACATGGGGACCTGCTCGTGGCACATGGCATTGAGTGGTGGGACAGCTGCCACGAGAGCCAGCAACTTCAAACCTTTCGCGAAAGATCCAGAAAAGCAAAAACGATACGAAGAGTTTTTAGTACATATGAAACGGGGTCAGAAAG ATGCCCTGGAACGTTGTCTGGACCCCAGTATGACAGAATGGGAGCGAGGCCGCGAGCGGGATGAGTTTGCTCGGGCAGCCCTGCTGTATGTGTCTTCCCATTCGACCTTGTCCTCCAGGTTCACACATGCCAAGGAGGAGGACGATTCAGATCAAGTGGAAGTCCCTCGAGACCAAGAG AATGATGTCAACGACAAGCAGTCGGCTGTGAGGATGAAGATGTTCGGGAAGCTTACCAGAGACACATTTGAGTGGCATCCTGACAAGCTGCTGTGTAAGAGGTTTAATGTCCCTGACCCTTATCCAGA TTCAACTTTGGTTGGCTTACCAAGAGTGAAACGTGACAAATACTCAGTCTTCAACTTTCTGACACTCCCAGAGACTGCTTCCTCACCTGCAACTCAAGCAGCGAGTGAAAAAGGGCCGCAACACCAAG AATCACGAAAACCATCACGATGGGATACAtctaaacaagaaaagaaagaagattccATTAGTGAATTTTTAAGTTTGGCTAGATCAAAAGTTGGCCCACCTACACAAGAGTCCAGCCCTTTAGTCATCAAAGAGGAAGAACATGTGACGGAGTCACTCTCAGATAAG AGTGTAAGCAAAGGTGTGGATTCACAGACTGAAGGAGAAGGGAGCCGCCCATCCATGGACTTATTTAAGGCCATCTTTGCCAGCTCCTCCGATGAGAAGTCCTCATCCTCTGAGGATGAGCAAGGCGACAGTGAGGATGATCAGGCAGGTACCGGGGAAGCTGACTTCAAAAGCTCCCAAGAAACTGACTCGGCAGAAACATCATCCGTGGCACGTG CTAGCGAGCCGGTAGCCCAGGAGCCCGCACCTTCCTTTCCGATACAAAAGATGCAGATAGACGAAAGAGAAGCGTTCGGCCCACGGCTGCCTCCCGTCTTCTGCCCCA ATGTTCGTCAGAAACTTGAGGCACCtcagaaagagaaacataaaaaaaacaaagaaaaacataagacCAAGAAAGAGCACAGACGGAGGAAAGAGAAG aaaaagaaacaccGGAAGCACAAACACAAAGgcaagcaaaagaataaaaaaccagAGAAGAGCAGTAGTTCTGAGAGTACAGACAGCAGCGACAGCCCGAGTGGTGAAGAAGGGACTGTAGACCTGTCACCCCAGGAACTGCTGAGAAG gCTGAAAAGTCTTCCACTAAGGCGGCAGTAA
- the GPATCH1 gene encoding G patch domain-containing protein 1 isoform X1, with product MAALDSDSEEDLVSYGTGLEPLEEGERPKKPIPLQDQTVRDEKGRYKRFHGAFSGGFSAGYFNTVGSKEGWTPSSFVSSRQNRADKSVLGPEDFMDEEDLSEFGIAPKAIVTTDDFASKTKDRIREKARQLAAATAPIPGATLLDDLITPAKLSIGFELLRKMGWKEGQGIGPRVKRRPRRQKPDPGVKIYGCALPPGGSEGSEDEDDDYVPENVTFAPKDITPVDFTPKDNVHGLAYKGLDPHQALFGTAGEHFNLFSGGPEGASNLLGEIGVNKGRKLGISGQAFGVGALEEEDDDIYATETLSKYDTILKDEEPGDGLYGWTAPRQYKSQKESEKDLRYIGKILDGFSLASKPLSSKKTYPPPELPRDYRPVHYFRPVVAATSENTHLVQVLSESAGKPMPDPGTHSRHQLNASKRAELLGETPIQGSSTSVLEFLSQKDKERIKEMKQATDLKAAQLKARSLAQKASGSRPQPSSPDMGTCSWHMALSGGTAATRASNFKPFAKDPEKQKRYEEFLVHMKRGQKDALERCLDPSMTEWERGRERDEFARAALLYVSSHSTLSSRFTHAKEEDDSDQVEVPRDQENDVNDKQSAVRMKMFGKLTRDTFEWHPDKLLCKRFNVPDPYPDSTLVGLPRVKRDKYSVFNFLTLPETASSPATQAASEKGPQHQGPDKSRKPSRWDTSKQEKKEDSISEFLSLARSKVGPPTQESSPLVIKEEEHVTESLSDKSVSKGVDSQTEGEGSRPSMDLFKAIFASSSDEKSSSSEDEQGDSEDDQAGTGEADFKSSQETDSAETSSVARASEPVAQEPAPSFPIQKMQIDEREAFGPRLPPVFCPNVRQKLEAPQKEKHKKNKEKHKTKKEHRRRKEKKKKHRKHKHKGKQKNKKPEKSSSSESTDSSDSPSGEEGTVDLSPQELLRRLKSLPLRRQ from the exons ATGGCGGCGCTGGACAGTGACAGCGAAGAGGACTTGGTCAGCTATGGGACGGGCCTGGAGCCGCTGGAAGAAG gTGAAAGACCAAAAAAACCAATTCCTCTTCAGGATCAGACTGTCAGAGACGAAAAAGGAAGGTATAAACGGTTTCATGGGGCCTTTAGCGGAGGTTTCTCTGCTGGGTACTTCAACACTGTTGGCTCGAAAGAAG GATGGACACCCTCTTCCTTCGTGTCTTCACGACAGAACAGAGCAGACAAATCTGTTCTTGGTCCCGAAGACTTCATGGATGAAGAG gatcTTAGTGAATTTGGGATAGCACCTAAAGCAATTGTCACCACGGATGATTTTGCTTCCAAAACCAAAGATAGAATACGAGAAAAGGCCAGGCAGTTAGCAGCTGCTACTGCCCCCATTCCTGGAGCTACTCTGCTTGATGACCTCATAACACCAGCAAA ATTATCTATTGGTTTTGAATTGCTAAGAAAAATGGGCTGGAAGGAAGGACAAGGAATTGGCCCTCGAGTAAAGAGAAGACCTCGCCGACAAAAACCTG ATCCTGGAGTAAAAATCTATGGCTGTGCGTTACCCCCTGGAGGCTCTGAAGGATCTGAG GATGAAGATGATGACTATGTGCCTGAAAATGTGACCTTTGCACCCAAAGACATCACACCTGTGGATTTCACACCTAAAGATAACGTGCATGGACTGGCTTACAAGGGCCTGGATCCCCACCAAGCATTGTTTGGAACTGCAGGAGaacattttaatcttttcagTGGGGGACCTGAGGGAGCCAGCAATCTCCTTGGAGAGATTGGGgtgaataaaggaaggaaattggGAATTTCAGGCCAG GCTTTTGGTGTTGGTGCCCTGGAAGAGGAAGATGATGACATCTATGCCACAGAAACTTTATCCAAATATGACACCATTTTGAAGGATGAGGAGCCTGGAGATGGACTCTACGGCTGGACAGCACCCAGGCAGTATAAAAGTCAGAAAG AATCAGAGAAAGACCTTCGATACATTGGCAAAATTTTGGATGGATTTTCCTTGGCTTCTAAACCCTTGTCGTCtaaaaaa acttACCCACCACCTGAATTGCCGAGAGACTATCGACCGGTACATTATTTCAGACCTGTGGTAGCTGCAACCTCAGAGAACACCCACTTAGTCCAGGTATTGTCAGAGTCAGCTGGGAAGCCAATGCCTGACCCAGGGACACACAGTAGGCACCAGCTGAATGCCTCCAAGCGGGCGGAGTTGCTGGGAGAAACACCCATTCAAG gttcatcTACTTCAGTGTTAGAGTTTCTGTCccaaaaagataaagagagaatcaaagaaatgaaGCAGGCAACTGACCTTAAAGCAGCTCAACTCAAGGCCAGGAGTCTGGCCCAGAAGGCCTCAGGCAGCAGACCCCAGCCTTCCTCTCCGGACATGGGGACCTGCTCGTGGCACATGGCATTGAGTGGTGGGACAGCTGCCACGAGAGCCAGCAACTTCAAACCTTTCGCGAAAGATCCAGAAAAGCAAAAACGATACGAAGAGTTTTTAGTACATATGAAACGGGGTCAGAAAG ATGCCCTGGAACGTTGTCTGGACCCCAGTATGACAGAATGGGAGCGAGGCCGCGAGCGGGATGAGTTTGCTCGGGCAGCCCTGCTGTATGTGTCTTCCCATTCGACCTTGTCCTCCAGGTTCACACATGCCAAGGAGGAGGACGATTCAGATCAAGTGGAAGTCCCTCGAGACCAAGAG AATGATGTCAACGACAAGCAGTCGGCTGTGAGGATGAAGATGTTCGGGAAGCTTACCAGAGACACATTTGAGTGGCATCCTGACAAGCTGCTGTGTAAGAGGTTTAATGTCCCTGACCCTTATCCAGA TTCAACTTTGGTTGGCTTACCAAGAGTGAAACGTGACAAATACTCAGTCTTCAACTTTCTGACACTCCCAGAGACTGCTTCCTCACCTGCAACTCAAGCAGCGAGTGAAAAAGGGCCGCAACACCAAGGTCCTGACA AATCACGAAAACCATCACGATGGGATACAtctaaacaagaaaagaaagaagattccATTAGTGAATTTTTAAGTTTGGCTAGATCAAAAGTTGGCCCACCTACACAAGAGTCCAGCCCTTTAGTCATCAAAGAGGAAGAACATGTGACGGAGTCACTCTCAGATAAG AGTGTAAGCAAAGGTGTGGATTCACAGACTGAAGGAGAAGGGAGCCGCCCATCCATGGACTTATTTAAGGCCATCTTTGCCAGCTCCTCCGATGAGAAGTCCTCATCCTCTGAGGATGAGCAAGGCGACAGTGAGGATGATCAGGCAGGTACCGGGGAAGCTGACTTCAAAAGCTCCCAAGAAACTGACTCGGCAGAAACATCATCCGTGGCACGTG CTAGCGAGCCGGTAGCCCAGGAGCCCGCACCTTCCTTTCCGATACAAAAGATGCAGATAGACGAAAGAGAAGCGTTCGGCCCACGGCTGCCTCCCGTCTTCTGCCCCA ATGTTCGTCAGAAACTTGAGGCACCtcagaaagagaaacataaaaaaaacaaagaaaaacataagacCAAGAAAGAGCACAGACGGAGGAAAGAGAAG aaaaagaaacaccGGAAGCACAAACACAAAGgcaagcaaaagaataaaaaaccagAGAAGAGCAGTAGTTCTGAGAGTACAGACAGCAGCGACAGCCCGAGTGGTGAAGAAGGGACTGTAGACCTGTCACCCCAGGAACTGCTGAGAAG gCTGAAAAGTCTTCCACTAAGGCGGCAGTAA